In Maylandia zebra isolate NMK-2024a linkage group LG12, Mzebra_GT3a, whole genome shotgun sequence, a single genomic region encodes these proteins:
- the si:dkey-30j10.5 gene encoding uncharacterized protein si:dkey-30j10.5 — protein MSFIAELQVSLNKAEEFALREQGFKKIFVNLNEGAGGNFVYLWYKKGDHAITRIQISFHDEMSTGLSSAGFKKIDKNLNEGACGGSVYLWYYKGSLKYDVPIRKLDVSVQAGDEPYKYKLGWERLACDLNRGAGGNWIYLWLKRENPTYICDIKATAKFEEDDDNFNDGYIRVDEDTNRGAGGPYIFIWYRQTTDPKDAISELEISSSDVKQKSLQDQGYEIVNQDLNEGTEGKEVFLWYKKDSGSAPIKAVTVLADPAAKQAYDNDGLNVNPENLNTGNPGASPVYLCYHQ, from the coding sequence ATGTCTTTCATCGCTGAGCTCCAAGTGTCTTTGAACAAAGCCGAGGAGTTTGCGCTCCGTGAACAAGGCTTCAAGAAAATCTTTGTTAATCTGAACGAAGGAGCCGGGGGAAACTTCGTCTACCTCTGGTACAAAAAAGGCGATCATGCAATTACCAGGATTCAGATTTCCTTCCACGATGAGATGTCCACGGGTCTGTCCAGTGCAGGGTTCAAAAAGATCGACAAAAACCTGAACGAGGGGGCATGTGGAGGTTCTGTCTACCTGTGGTACTACAAAGGTTCCTTAAAGTACGATGTTCCCATCAGGAAACTCGATGTCTCTGTACAAGCAGGAGATGAACCCTACAAGTATAAACTGGGCTGGGAGAGACTGGCCTGTGACCTGAACCGTGGTGCTGGAGGAAACTGGATCTATCTGTGGTTGAAGAGAGAGAACCCCACCTACATCTGTGACATCAAGGCCACTGCTAAATTTGAGGAAGATGACGACAACTTCAATGATGGCTACATCCGGGTGGATGAAGACACCAACAGGGGAGCAGGAGGGCCCTACATCTTCATCTGGTACCGTCAAACCACAGACCCCAAGGACGCCATCAGTGAGCTGGAAATCTCCTCCAGTGATGTCAAGCAAAAGAGCCTCCAAGACCAAGGCTATGAAATCGTGAACCAGGATCTGAACGAGGGCACCGAGGGAAAGGAGGTGTTCCTGTGGTACAAGAAAGACAGCGGCAGCGCTCCCATCAAGGCCGTCACCGTGCTCGCCGACCCAGCAGCTAAGCAGGCGTATGACAATGACGGGCTCAACGTGAACCCAGAAAACCTCAACACAGGCAACCCAGGAGCTTCTCCCGTCTACCTGTGCTATCATCAGTGA
- the LOC101485988 gene encoding uncharacterized protein LOC101485988 encodes MPPRVVENDRAKILWDFQIQTDKMVVANQPDIVVVDKQKKTAVVIDVAVPNDSNIRKKEHEKLEKYQGLREELERMWRVKVTVVPVVIGALGAVTPKLGEWLQQIPGTTSEISVQKSAVLGTAKILRRTLKLPGLW; translated from the coding sequence atgcccccaagggtggtggagaatgaccgagctaagatcctgtgggacttccagatacagacggacaaaatggtggtggctaaccaaccggacatagtggtggtagacaaacagaagaagacggccgtagtgatcgatgtagcggttccgaatgacagcaatatcaggaagaaggaacacgagaagctggagaaataccaagggctcagagaagagctcgagaggatgtggagggtgaaggtaacggtggtccccgtggtaatcggagcactaggtgcggtgactcccaagctaggcgagtggctccagcagatcccgggaacaacatcggagatctctgtccagaagagcgcagtcctgggaacagctaagatactgcgcaggaccctcaagctcccaggcctctggtag